Genomic DNA from Pseudomonadota bacterium:
TTCCGGCGGCGCCCACCAGTCCTCCTATAACAGTCTGACGCTTTCTGGTGGTGCCTTTATATTTTTGGAATAACCAGCCGCATATTATAGCCGGCAGTCCCATCATGAGAGTATTTGCACCAAGTGCAGTCAATCCCCCAAATTGAAACAGCAGACTTTGCAAAAGAAGGCCGAGACCGATTGAAAGAAAGGCTGCCGGGCCTAGCAGTGCTCCGGTAAGCCCTGGTATAAGTAAATGAACGCTGGTAGGCCCGAAAGGGATATGTATCAGCGAAGCAACAAAAAAAGCCGCCGTTACTACCGCAAGTTTGGGAAGATCATTGTTTGAGGTACGGCGCGCGCTTAAGGCAGTAAAACCGGCTGCCGCAATATAACCGCCTATTGTCACGGAAATGGGTAGAACCCCGTCTGATATATGCATACTTCTATTCCTTTTTGCGTGAAGCAACAAAAGCAGCTGTTCCGAACAGACCGAATATATAGCCGATACCGGAAAAAACATCTTTTAAACCGGGTTTGTCGAGATCGGCGCGAAGCGCTGCTATTTCCCTCTGGATACGTCTAAGTTCGGAAGATAATTTGCTGTTTTGCTCTTTTAAAAGCTGCACAACATCATCGCCAGAGTAATTTTGAGGTTTATTCTCCTGTGTAGTCTGCGCCGAAACTTGACCTGTCGTAAAAGTAAAACAGGCACACAGCAGACCGATCAAAACCGCTCTTTGAACCAGATTCATTTTCCTGCCTCCACTTCGGCCTTTTTCAACTTATAATTATTCTTATGTCCCATGGATGCCTCAATAACAATATTTAAATCATCCATTTTAGGTATTGTAAAGCTAAACAGCCCCTTTTCATCTGTAATGCCCTCAAGAAGCTTTTTGTTTTGACTGTCAAAAACCAATACTTTGCCCTTTTCAACCGGGCGGCCATCCGGAAAATAGCTTTCTGTGAAAACCTTCCCTCCTTCCGCATAGGCGAAAAGATTAACCTTATGAGCCATTGCGTTTGTGCAAAAAAGCAATAACACAGAAACAAATATTAAAACAAAATGTATTTTTTTCATCATATCACCCTTTTCATTTCATATCTATGGTATGTACCCAGATAACAGCTCCAATTTCAATCCCTTTTTCCTTGCCTTCATATTTGAGCTTCCAGTCGGCTTCATTTAAAGCTGCAAAACCCCACCAACCAGCTCTGGGCATAGCATAAGTAAAAACGCCGTTGCTATCAGCTTTTACAACCTGGGTTACATAAGGGTCCGATGGCGCGATAACAATGTTTTTATTTCCGGGAGATTCATTCAGATATTCTACCTCCACTTCGGCAAATGGTACAGGTTTTCCTTTAAGCAATACCTGGCCGGTAAACAAATTTCCGGTCCACAGGCCGTATGGCCTTGTAAGCGGGATGATTTCAGTTTCCAGTCCAACAGGTTCATTCCATCCTTCTTCTTTACCTAATGCATTAACACATACTTTGGTGTAATGAATGATAAAAAGATCTTCCGCCGGTTCCCAGTAGGGGGTGGGCTCTACAAAGAAGGTGTAGTCTCCGGGTCTGCGGATTTTATATTCGGATGTCCAGAAACTAAAATTTTCGGTTTGATCAGGACTTTTGCCTTTGGCTTGCTTAAGAGTACCAAGCAAATCATATTTTTTGCCGTCATGGATTACACCGAACTGTTTGGGCTTGACCATTTCCATATAGTGCATTTCCATTGGATGAATAAATTTAATTTGAATATTTATGGTTTTGCTATCATCTTTTGAGATGATGTCATCTGATGGTATTACAGTTCCGAAATGAGCCGATGCAGGAACACAAGTAAATATAATAGCCGCTGAAACCATAGATATTAATAAGTAAAATAAATATTTTGTACGCATAGTAAATACCCCCTTAATTTTTTATGTTTGTTATTCTGCTAACTAAAATTCTGCTGTCATCCTTATGCCGCTGATCCAGCCTTTAACATCATCGGCGCCGATTTTATGGTTATCTTTTAAATACTGAAGATCGAGAGTTGTTGAAAATACCTCGTTAAGGCCTATCCGTAAGTAAGCTTCGGCTACCTTGGAGGTTTCAATTTCCTGATTACCGCCTTTTAAATAGGCGCAGCCGATACCGGCATTGTCCTGTTCGCGGTTCCATAATTTGCCGCTGATATTAATTCCTCCTGAATACAGATCCTGAAAATGTACGATAGCTTTATCATCGCTCCATCCGAATCTGATCCATGCGCCCAGAATATCACCTAACTCCTGGTCGAATGAGATGATAAAGCACTTTAATGCTTCCGTATCACTTCCGTCCGGATCGCTGAAATCGTCACTGGTTGTATCGAACATAACACGGTAGTTTCCTTCGCCTAAGGGCGTATCGATAGTATATCCGATTTGTGCGCCGTAAAATTGATACGCTTTACCCTCGTCGTTTTCACCTAACTGCATGATCACACCCCTTAAGGAAAGCTTTTCCATCTCCCATTCCATAGCACCGCCGATATCATATGAGGGTAGAAATGTGTTTGGCCCGTTTGTCAGTGCCTCATTCATGAACTGGGTGTATTCATCGTTGGCATATTTGTTATCATCCAGATAATCCGTGGCATCTATTATACCTCCGGTGATACCAAGAGTGTGATCTTTGCCAAAGTCAAATGTATGTTTGTACCATGCAGCAAGCAGATAATCACGGTTGCGTCCGTTTATATCCCTTACATCATCTTCCAGAGATGCAGCCCATGGTGCCAGAGCAAAAGAATGATCATCTGTATTAAGTCCGTTTCCTGCACCGAACCCGAATTTTAAGAAAACATCGTCATTCTTTGTGGGTTTTATGGATAGCTCCAGTTGAATGGGAACAGCCCCGCGGCCAAAATCTTTGGCGCCCGGCCTGTCTTTAGCACTTTCATACTGGTAAGCGCCTGCTATTATGCCGTTTAGTGCGATCTTATCACTGATTCTGCCAATTTCTGCCGATTCATTTGATTTGTTGGTTTCCGTAATCTTTTCAAGTTCAGCCAGCCTTTGCTTTATCTGGGTCATTTCTTTTTGTATGGCTTCGTTTTTCCCATCATAGGCAAAAGCGCTTGCCGCAAACATTGTTATAACTGCAATCACAACAATTCTTATGATATTTTTCATCTTTATTTATCTCCTTTCCGTAATGTTCAACTCCGATTTCCAAAAAAAAAGCCACAAAGGTTTAACGCATCATATTTGATGCGATATGCCTTCATGGCCTTATTAAATTTATTTACACGATTCTTTAAAGGAAACTTCTGTTTCCTGATTGTTTTAATCTGTATTATAACGAAATATAAAAATCAATAAATAATTTACACTAAAAAAACATATGATCTTTAAAAATATTTCTTATATTTTCTTATATTGTGGAATCTTTACGTATAAGTAAATAGAAAACACTTATGATAAACCAGAGACAGGCAACAAGAATAATCGTAGCACCGGTTGCAGTGTTTGCCCAATCCTGTGCTGAAATTATCAGGCCTGCTATTGCTGATGTGATGCTGATAAGAAGTGCCCACCAGAACATGGCACCTGCCGAACGGGCAAAATTCCGGGCTGCTGCGGCCGGAACTATCATCATTGCTGTAACGAGAAGTACACCAACTGCCCATACTGAAAACATGACAATTAAAGCAAGCAGCCCTGCGAAAATATACTGGTAGGTGGCTACATGTATGTTGTGCGCTTTGGCCAGAGTAGGGTTTAGCCCAATATATAGCAGGCGGTTATAGCTAAATGCCTGGAAAATCATTAGAGTGATAAACAAAATGAAGAGGTATAAGATATCGTTATTTCCGATGGTTAAAATGTCACCGTATAAAAAGCTTTGCATATCGCGAGCTACAGAGCGATCTCTGCTTACCACAGCCAATCCGAATGCAATTACTGCCGAAAAGAATACTCCGATAATAGTATCGGAAGACAACATACTTTTCCTTTGGACAGCCATAATACCAAGAGCAACCAGAACACCTAAAACAGGCATGGTCCAGTGAGGATTAACGGAAAATATAAGCCCAAGCGCAACACCGGCAAAAGCCGAATGGCTGATGGCATCCGAGAAAAAAG
This window encodes:
- a CDS encoding carbohydrate porin, whose protein sequence is MTQIKQRLAELEKITETNKSNESAEIGRISDKIALNGIIAGAYQYESAKDRPGAKDFGRGAVPIQLELSIKPTKNDDVFLKFGFGAGNGLNTDDHSFALAPWAASLEDDVRDINGRNRDYLLAAWYKHTFDFGKDHTLGITGGIIDATDYLDDNKYANDEYTQFMNEALTNGPNTFLPSYDIGGAMEWEMEKLSLRGVIMQLGENDEGKAYQFYGAQIGYTIDTPLGEGNYRVMFDTTSDDFSDPDGSDTEALKCFIISFDQELGDILGAWIRFGWSDDKAIVHFQDLYSGGINISGKLWNREQDNAGIGCAYLKGGNQEIETSKVAEAYLRIGLNEVFSTTLDLQYLKDNHKIGADDVKGWISGIRMTAEF
- the cbiM gene encoding cobalt transporter CbiM is translated as MHISDGVLPISVTIGGYIAAAGFTALSARRTSNNDLPKLAVVTAAFFVASLIHIPFGPTSVHLLIPGLTGALLGPAAFLSIGLGLLLQSLLFQFGGLTALGANTLMMGLPAIICGWLFQKYKGTTRKRQTVIGGLVGAAGTVLAAIILAGLLFTGGEDFVGVAKIALAAHVPVIIIEGIVTAFTIRFLAHVKPELLELSFSDSPGNNND
- a CDS encoding carboxypeptidase regulatory-like domain-containing protein, with the translated sequence MKKIHFVLIFVSVLLLFCTNAMAHKVNLFAYAEGGKVFTESYFPDGRPVEKGKVLVFDSQNKKLLEGITDEKGLFSFTIPKMDDLNIVIEASMGHKNNYKLKKAEVEAGK
- a CDS encoding DUF4198 domain-containing protein; this encodes MRTKYLFYLLISMVSAAIIFTCVPASAHFGTVIPSDDIISKDDSKTINIQIKFIHPMEMHYMEMVKPKQFGVIHDGKKYDLLGTLKQAKGKSPDQTENFSFWTSEYKIRRPGDYTFFVEPTPYWEPAEDLFIIHYTKVCVNALGKEEGWNEPVGLETEIIPLTRPYGLWTGNLFTGQVLLKGKPVPFAEVEVEYLNESPGNKNIVIAPSDPYVTQVVKADSNGVFTYAMPRAGWWGFAALNEADWKLKYEGKEKGIEIGAVIWVHTIDMK
- a CDS encoding metal ABC transporter permease, whose amino-acid sequence is MPDLLPIYQIIAKILPFDCLQAGFMQQALVGLILLAPMAAAMGVQVVNFRMAFFSDAISHSAFAGVALGLIFSVNPHWTMPVLGVLVALGIMAVQRKSMLSSDTIIGVFFSAVIAFGLAVVSRDRSVARDMQSFLYGDILTIGNNDILYLFILFITLMIFQAFSYNRLLYIGLNPTLAKAHNIHVATYQYIFAGLLALIVMFSVWAVGVLLVTAMMIVPAAAARNFARSAGAMFWWALLISITSAIAGLIISAQDWANTATGATIILVACLWFIISVFYLLIRKDSTI